From a single Larimichthys crocea isolate SSNF chromosome XIII, L_crocea_2.0, whole genome shotgun sequence genomic region:
- the LOC104935363 gene encoding secretagogin — translation MDSALDRLDAAAFLQIWQHFDVDDNGYIDGKQLDAFFQRMLGKSGMKREEITEDKIRRLRERFMSAYDAAADGRLQIEELATLMLPEDENFLLLFRRETPLDNSVEFMRIWRNYDTDSSGYISAIELKGFLQDLFLQHRKSITPDKLEEYTDTMMKMFDKNKDGRLDLNDLARILALKENFLLKFKMDACSQEDRKRDFEKIFAHYDVSKTGALEGPEVDGFVKDMMELVKPSISGTDLDKFRKALMGHCDINGDGKIQKNELALCLGLKLS, via the exons atggacagtgCCTTGGACCGCCTGGACGCTGCAGCCTTTTTACAGATCTGGCAACATTTCGACGTCGATG ATAACGGATACATCGATGGGAAGCAGCTGGACGCCTTCTTTCAACGCATGCTGGGAAAATCTGGGATGAAG AGGGAGGAGATAACTGAGGACAAAATCAGAAGACTGAGAGAAAGAttcatgtctgcttatgacgCTGCAGCTGACGGACGTCTGCAGATAGAAGAG CTGGCCACCTTGATGCTGCCGGAGGACGAGAACTTCCTGCTTCTGTTTCGCAGAGAGACACCGCTGGACAACAGCGTGGAGTTCATGAGG ATCTGGAGAAACTATGACACAGACAGCAGCGGCTACATCTCAGCGATTGAGCTCAAG GGTTTCCTTCAGGATCTCTTCCTTCAACACAGGAAGTCCATCACCCCTGACAAACTGGAGGAGTACACTGACACCATG ATGAAGATGTTTGACAAAAATAAGGACGGCAGGCTGGACTTAAATGACCTGGCCAG AATCTTGGCCCTGAAAGAAAACTTCTTGCTGAAGTTTAAGATGGAC GCCTGCAGCcaagaggacaggaagagagactTTGAGAAGATATTTGCTCACTATGATGTT agtaaGACAGGTGCGTTGGAGGGCCCTGAAGTGGATGGATTTGTCAAGGACATGATGGAGCTGGTGaag ccCAGCATCAGTGGCACAGACCTGGACAAGTTCAGGAAAGCCCTGATGGGTCACTGTGACATCAACGGAGACGGAAAGATCCAGAAGAACGAGCTGGCTCTCTGCCTCGGCCTCAAACTCAGCTAA
- the LOC109138608 gene encoding vegetative cell wall protein gp1-like, with protein sequence MEMPLSQQPSYPSKPVPQPQQPSYPSKPVPQPQQPSYPSKPVPQPQQPSYPSKPVPQPQQPSYPSKPVPQPQQPSYPSKPVPQPQQPSYPSKPVPQPQQPSYPSKPVPQPQQPSYPSKPVPQPQQPSYPSKPVPQPQQPSYPSKPVPQPQQPSYPSKPVPQPQPSYPSKPVPQPQQPSYPSKPVPQPQQPSYPSKPVPQPQQPSYPSKPVPQPQQPSYPSKPVPVPQQPGYPSKAVPQQPRSLSKIMPQPSYLSKPVPQPQQPSYPSKPGVHQSKAGMWAFAVPQNGNVFASSIASSSGIGMHSSRPSKPQLPSYPSKPVPQQPSYPPQPQQPRYPSKPVPQQPSYPPQPQQPRYPSKPVPQQPRYPSKPMPQQPSYGLTQSKAGMFDLTPRDPRQVPLASAYQPKWQQP encoded by the exons ATGGAAATGCCTTTGAGTCAG cagccgagctatccgtccaagcccgtgccccagccccagcagccgagctatccgtccaagcccgtgccccagccccagcagccgagctatccgtccaagcccgtgccccagccccagcagccgagctatccgtccaagcccgtgccccagccccagcagccgagctatccgtccaagcccgtgccccagccccagcagccgagctatccgtccaagcccgtgccccagccccagcagccgagctatccgtccaagcccgtgccccagccccagcagccgagctatccgtccaagcccgtgccccagccccagcagccgagctatccgtccaagcccgtgccccagccccagcagccgagctatccgtccaagcccgtgccccagccccagcagccgagctatccgtccaagcccgtgccccagccccagcagccgagctatccgtccaagcccgtgccccagccc cagccgagctatccgtccaagcccgtgccccagccccagcagccgagctatccgtccaagcccgtgccccagccccagcagccgagctatccgtccaagcccgtgccccagccccagcagccgagctatccgtccaagcccgtgccccagccccagcagccgagctATCCGTCCAAGCCCGTGCCCGTGCCCCAGCAGCCGGGCTACCCGTCCAAGGCCGTGCCCCAGCAGCCACGCTCCCTGTCAAAGATCATGCCACAGCCGAGCTATTTGTCCAAGCCCGTGCCTCAGCCCCAGCAGCCAAGCTATCCATCCAAGCCCGGTGTTCACCAGTCCAAAGCTGGCATGTGGGCTTTCGCTGTACCACAAAATGGAAATGTCTTTGCGTCAAGTATTGCTTCAAGTTCTGGCATTGGGATGCATTCTAGTCGCCCATCTAAGCCCCAGCTGCCAAGCTACCCATCCAAGCCTGTTCCCCAGCAGCCAAGCTATCcgccccagccccagcagccaCGCTATCCGTCCAAGCCCGTGCCCCAGCAGCCAAGCTATCCaccccagccccagcagccaCGCTATCCGTCCAAGCCCGTGCCCCAGCAGCCACGCTACCCCTCCAAGCCCATGCCCCAGCAGCCGAGCTATGGCTTGACCCAAAGCAAAGCTGGCATGTTTGACCTCACTCCAAGGGATCCTAGACAAGTTCCACTGGCATCAGCGTATCAACCGAAGTGGCAGCAACCCTAG